The DNA segment GATTTTTCACTACAGTCACAAAAAGTCACTTATTTTGTGAATTGAACAAAGTTAGACCGGAATTAGCGCCTATATAAGAAGATTCGTTAAATGTTCACGTTTGATGATTGCTAATTACAACACAACTGTTATCATATTTCGTGACTCTGGTTAGTGCCTCAATTTTCATATAATATTTCACAGCCGAAAACTACATTATAAGTCCGAATACAAACAATACTTTAAGCCTAATCTTACTAACAAACTCAGAAAAGGATGCAAGTGCATACCTGAATGACTAAGCTTCCAACACCACCAGAACCATTCAAAACAAGAATAGATTTACCAGCAGAAAAACCAGTCCTCTCTAGACCTTCATGTGCTGTTTCAATGGCAAGAGGAAGTGCAGCAGCTTCTGCAAAGTTCAAATTCTTGGGTTTCAATGCCAATAACTTCTCTTCAACAACTGTATATTCCCCCAATGACCCAAATTGTTTTGGCCCTTCCAATGCTTTCTCATTTATATTACcatatacttcatccccttccttCAATTCCTTCACTTCACTCCCAACTTTTACCACCACTCCACTAACATCATATCCTGGAACAGTCTACACCATAAATTAAAACCCTCTTAGCTCATAATTTGATTATTACATTACAACTCCATTATCATATAATTAGATGAACTCAAAGTAGAACCTGCAACTTTTTTTCTCAGCAAACACACACAATTGTTAATTGAAATTGGAATAATTAATTACCGGAAGAGGAGAATCAGTGGCCTTGAACTTGCCCTGCCTTCTCTTAGCATCAACAGGGTTAAGAGCAGCAGCAATAACTTTAATCAAAACCTGATCCTCTTTCAATTCGGGGACTGAAATTTTATCATCAAATTTCAATACATCGACTCCTCCATATTCTCCATAAACCCAGGCCTTCATTTCAGAGGGTATGGAGGAGGCGAGCTTGGTGGCAGAAGCTGAAGCGGGGGCTGATTGAGAATTTGCAGAAACTCTAAGAGGAATGTGGGAGTGTGAAGTAGATTGCTTAAGAGAGGAAAGTTTCCGTCTAGAATTTGATCGGAATGTGAGAGAAAATGGTGGAGAGAGAATGGAAGAGAGAGTGGGGAGGGTTCTGAGTTTGGGGATAGTGATTGTGGTTTCCATTTCTCCAACTGTAAGATGCTTATCTCCTTCTTCTCCGTGCGATTTTTATAGTTTACATATGAGAGAGGTAGTACATTTTATAGCATTAATATACTACCACAAACTATATATTCAAGGTGTTACTTATCATGTACTATATAACCATTTTGTGTTTCAaaacgaaaaagaaaaaaaaaatgacaagtTTGTAAATTATGGCGGTTAGTTGTTTTAGTTACAGCATTTCCACGATATAAAAAGCACtgtctaaaaaataatataaataattgacttttAAATTATGACTAAAACATATCATTTCCAACAATattccttatattcactccttatttattattttatcattaaaattattagttattgttatatttactaacAATATGAGGAAAGAGACttcttaataaaaaattattaataaaaaataaattaagagacATTAAAAGGTGGAGAGAGACTTTTaatcaggaattttcacatgcaccttaagtGATCAAGACTGTTCTATTAAAAAAGAGGATGAggagactcttagtgatttgaggagctactaaaaggctgttggagctgatttttcattatctctcctcaaattttaacgtaagagccaatttaagaggctgttggagatgctttaATAGTTATTTGCAATGTTATCAGAAtcggaccggacatcaaaccagATTGGTAACTGGGTCatgggtcacttggtcggaccggatgactcggattggtcgaactggatgacgtaataaataaataaataatatttatatatataactaatttaaaatgatttttatacattatatatccaaaataaattataaacaacatttggtttgttattttttgttaatttgagtcttaaatatatgacaaataaattaagttcagaataaattgaaatatatcaacgtattctgtgtcatgagatctttttaaaaatatattataaactcaaaacggacaagtgaTGAATGAGAAGTTAATGCTCAAAGTGAACGACTTAAAATGGTTTGGAATAAGATAAAAGGAAATTAGGCATTCACAAcccacataggaaagaaatgagaaacttaactagtttataagtaaatgatATTTACAAGACTTTAACTAATTACTAGGAAAAATGTTCTCTCACGCGCAAGAGGGGTGCAATCGATTAACTGTCGGGTTAGGAGCGCACTCCCACGACATGCGTGACgcgatttatttatttattacaaaGCAGCCCATTTTCAAACCTCCATCAATTCTATATAACCTAACATCCGACAAACTTCCTTCTCCTTTTCATTTCTTTCAAATTCTTACaacaaaattcatcaatacaAGCCAAGATCTAAACATATTCATGCATTATTCAAGTTCATATAAGTATTCTTTCTTCATTTTACATACACATTATTCAAATACGCAGTTGGTTAATTGAATGCTTTTGCGTTAAACTCGTCATTTCCGATTTCCCCATTTCTCTCAATATGTCGCATACAGTTGTTGTAAATGCGACATATGTCATCGCATTTGCGACAACATTGTTTCTGCCGCATTTGTGACAACATTGCTTctgtcgcatttgcgacaacAAATACTAGCCAACTGTTGTCGCATCCAAGCACATTTGCGACAACAGCTCCTTGTATTGTAGcaatttttgcaattttttttttgtttttgcaaTTGCTTGTCCCTTGTAGCATTTACGACAACATTGTTTTGATTATGTGTGTTTGTTTCTATTTAATGCCTTTGGTGATTGGTGTACGGATGTGCCAGTAATTTTGTGGAAAAACTACAAAATGTAAATTAGATCTAACTTCTAATCAAAAGATTGCATAAACGACTTGAAGGTTATGAAAAAAGCCTAAAGTTCGTAGTGGAATTCAGAAGACTGATTATAACTACACTGGAAATAATGCCaagaaagataaaaataaatcagCTTAAATTGAGTTGAATATTGAATATTAGGAAGACTAGAGCTAGAACTTACAATGTAAATCCATCAATTATGTTATAATTCTCTCTAAGCTTTCTGCTTATATTATTTCTCTAGACCAGAACTAAGCGTTAGAGTATTTAGAACTCTTTATAATGTAAAACACATTTCGCAtgcaatttgttttttttttacaacgaTTGATTAACTGATTagattttaagcaagttgaaggGGTTATCAGGACATTTCAAACAAGTTAAAGatgctatcgagacactttgaaagttcaagatgtcaattaagttttttttataaacttaGGGAGACCTGTGATGTACTAAGCCTAAAATATAACTTCATAAATAAATCATATAgctatataaaaatttatagcTTTTTTTTTACTCATTTGTTTTTATCAACTTGTCATAGACTGAAATACTTAGATATgtcaatacatttttttttaattggtcCAACATTCTCATGATTTTTATTAGTATCAGTATTATGTgaattatttaacaaaaaataataaaacaaactgtagaataaaaatcatatagagaataacaattttttttaatgaaaatatatgatagggtattttgaaaaataaaaaaatacaaaaaatttcATGAAAAGCTCCGAGAAGGTACTTTTCGTAAATAATTCTAAACAactattattttcataaaaaaaaagctaaCATCTTGCATGTTTTTATAAAACTTAACAAAACACTATATTTTCGATTGTTTTGAGTTAAAAGACAAAATCAGCCCTAAAAACTAAACAAACACTCAATAGGAAAACAATATGGGGCTTAGGATCACTAATTAATGCCATGCACAGGGGCGGATTTAGGGGGCAtagggggcatttgcccccccccccccccccccttcacccagtaaaaaaaaaaattttttttctcccaaaacgacgtcgttttggtttaAGGTTCTAAACAGCAGAACCCTACAACGATTTATTAATATATCGCTTTCTCTTCTCTCTCACTCGATCGACCCTCCTGTCTCTTCTCCTCTCCCACTCACAGCAAAGGCACACACTCCTCTCCTCCTCTCCTCCTCCACCGTCCGACGCGCTCCCCTGCCTCCGGCCGGCCGTCCGCCCCTGATCATCTCCAATCTGCTGCTGCGGCTGTCCCTGCCAGGTTAGTTTACTTCTTTTTCTGCtttaatttaaatgttatgttaaattaattttaggttaaattaattttaggaaAATGGATATTGATTGAtagtttgttttgtttgttcttaattttaggttaatggATATTGATTGATAGATTGTTATTAATTTTAGGTTattcttaattttaggttaatggATTGAATTGGTTGAATTGATTTGGCATTATTGATTGAATTGATTTGGTatttattgaattgaattgaattgatttggtattattaattgaattgatttggcattattgaattgaattggtTTAATTCATTTATGTAGGTTAATGGATAAATTTGTgttaaagtatatttttttcaattaatgttattttgtctaaaaaaattTTGCATAGAGTTTTacccctccctcaaatcctggattcgccactaGCCATGCATAAGTCCAATATTTACTATGCTTTAAACATTGGTCCTTTAAAAGAAATGAGAGTGATAATACAACTTGCAAATAGGTCATTTGTATTGCAAATAGGTCATTTGTATCCCGAAAGAATAATGGAAGACGTTTCGATTCAAGTTAatgatttaattatttttttttatcagattTCTATGTTCTAGATATGGAAGACGATGACAATTCTTTGAAATCATCTAAAATTCTGCTAGGAAGACCATTCCTTATCACATCTAGAACAAGAATAGATATACATAAAGGATTGCTTAATGTGTTTGTTATTTACAACTTATTATCTCATTAATTATGCATTCAATATAtgtgattattttttttacgaCAACTCATTATGTTAAATTTAATGATTAAATgttcaatacataaaatttgataaaattagtaGCCTCAGAatacttttttttgttattaaatattaaaaaataggtcaaataaattataaccattcaatccaaaataaataGAGATTTTCTAGTTCAAAAGAAGTTGACATAACACAAGAATTGGACAGAAAATAGCAAAGCAAATAATATGGTTATTAGttacaaaataaacaaaaacaataaacaaaaaaaCACTAATTTAAGAGTAATAATGAAAAtcagaaaattataaatatCTACTTTTGACAGAAGAATAATGGGAATATAGTTAAGAAACAACACAGCATATAGAAAATGGGTTCATTCATGAAAATGAAGCCATTTTTAGTGATGTTGTTTCTGTTAGTGTTGGGAGTGGGGATGAATATTAAAGAGGTTGTAGGAACCCAATATCTGCACCCAGGGCTAGTGGATCCATGCATTAAATCAAATTTTACTAAACCAGGATGCCACCCTAAACCTAACCTTCCTCCTCAACAAGCTAACAACTATACCCGCGGCTGCCGAAAAGATTTCGGATGTCGTTCttgataatatttttattttattagtattgtgaaattttaattttttgatatttaatataCTTATTACAAGATTAATTAAtcgttgttgtttttttattaagtaattgataattaatatttgataaaattgtGATGAATTGTTGTTGATGAGAGAAATCTCGAGCTATATCTCGAGAGGCTCaattaagggataagtgtatcccattgttatcaagtaataaatctagtTTAAGTCCAGGTATATATCGAATCTACGAGAGTCACACGCAAGTACcaaactactcggttttacgTCATTATCTAAGCGGTAAATAACTTTGGATTTATTTAACTATTTAACTACTCTTAAGCTATATGTGAGACATATTTCAACTTTTATTCCTTATGGAGTGAGATGGATTATGGTGAGTTAGAATAAATAAAGAGCATCCAAATTATACAACAAGAACTACTTAATCTTGCAAATAAGGTTAAGAGTAAACTAATCAATCCCGTTAAGTTCTTAGCTCGTGTTTCCTTTGGGAAGGCGGTGCTAACTCTATTTGGTTCAGAAACTAGGGCTTgtaagttctgtggcttgtcaattcttACGGTTTTTGGATTGTCAAATCcgataaggcaacacctatatgaaccTTAAGATATTATCCATTATCCTTCAAATAGGTGGTTAATATCGTATCTCATCTTGACGATTACAGAGGAATTCAAATAACACCTTTATGTCTTTTTCAAAGGGGAATGAATACTCCATTAAGAGGAGTAATGACCAAATTGTTTCATTAAAACTCCATTAATGCTAAAAGGTTGCAAAAGAAAGTATAAATACCCTAACCTGAGTATGTTTCACGTATGTTGGCTAATTCTCTCAAACTCTTGCTATTATCGATTTCTCTTATCAAATATCATTCTGACCTTACTATCAGAGTGTCACCGACTAAACCCAACAGTGCCTCTTAGGAAGGAATTACAACCAAGAAAGTCAGCACAATTATCAAGCATAATAAAGACGAAAATtgtaaaatattttagttacaaaaaaaaagttgagGATATTCCATAGAAAATTgaagataaaagaaaaatacttAAAGACAAAACGTATAAATTGCTTCCTCCATTGATGAGGGCATTAATGCATAAAAGGGAGATCAAATTGACAACTCGAATTCACTGATCCCCATATTTCTTTGTTGGACGAGTAATGCCCAACTTCTTATTACCTCATTCCCCTTTTATCCTTTTCTtcaattaattataagttttccattagattttatttttcatatgtgATTGGATTTGTCATCATTTGTGTACTTTAGGTTTTATCTGTTTTGGCTTTGAGATAACATTATCTTTAGGCTTAACTAAATATAAATTCATATATTTCTATATATGgacaactttttatcaatctaatATCAAAATTTTCTTCTTGAGAGGTTAGGGTTCTCTCCCAAAAACTGAGGATCTCAAACTTTAGTTAAAGAATTTCTTATTTTGATTTAGGATCAAAATCAACGCCGTTCTTTCTTTCAACCTATATCTACATCATTTGGTACTAGACCTTATCATTTCTTAACTCAAAACTTTTTTCGTAATAGTTCAATCAAGAATTCCTCAAGAACTAATGGAGGCCATTATGATGAAAAATTGAACGTCTAAGGCAAGAAACAAGGGGAAATAGTCGAGTCAAGAGATAAGAACCTctataaaaagaaataagaagaaaattCCAGGGCATTTTCAATGAAGTCATAGGGGAAAACAAAAGGAAGAATCTAAGAAGAGAGGGAGAAAATCCTCAATAACCTCCATTAGCACCACCACCATAAATAAGAGCTATTCCACCTAGAGGTCCATTCTAAGGTTGAAAGATGCTAGGAATTCAGCTCTTAAGGTTGCGTTAAGGTTAAATTACAAGCATACAAATGATATGAGTATGGAGAAGAGGAGAACATCTTTTTTATTGACCACCAACGTAGTGAGCTCTACTAGCCGTCTTAGATTGCAGAAGGGAAATCAACACAAGGGGAACCATGTGGTTGATAAAGGCCATAATCCTTATGCTAGCTTGACTTCTACAAAATGTTTTAGATGCAACTAGATCGATTATAGATCTAACGAGTGCCCTAAGAGAAGAAAGCCTAATGTGTAATGTATGAAGATGATAAAGGAGAATATTGTAACCACTTGGAGAATGGTTCTTTTGGAGATGAGCATGGTCTAAATGGTGAAGAGGGTCCTAATGTCTAGTGGAATATAACATGACTCTAAACATCAATTATTTAAAAACTCCGGCGTTTGTTTTTTTAGAGGGAAGTGTGAGATGATAGTTGATGGAGAGAGccttaaataagtttaatttgATTCCTCCACATCTAAAACCATATAGAATTGGTTGGATCAAAGATAtggaaaaaattgaaattcctCGTATGTGCAAGTAAATATCACCATTGGAGACTGTAAAGATGAGATTATGTGTAATATAGTGGAAATGGATGCTTTCCACTTGCTCATAGGAAGGCTTTGGCAATTTAATGATAATGCCTCACACTCGGGAATGAACAACATGTACAAGATTTTTAAGAATGGTATTAAATACATCCTTACACCCTTGATGATCTCCTCAAGCAAAAAGAATACAATTAATccaaaagtatatatataataaaggaTGGTGATAAAGCATTGAGTTGGATTGTTGGTACATGAATATCCTGAATGATGATCTAGCCTTAAAAAAACTAGATCCGGCTTATGGGGGTGGGGCTTCAATAACATAAGTGAATATTTGATTCAGTTTTGAGCAGATTCAGATCTTCTCCTTCCACTTACGTGATATCCAAAGCCACTTTTCTAAAATTTTCTCTTATGTTAGTTTGGCTTAAGGATTTCTTTCGAGAACATGAATCCTTAAGCTTGCACAAGGCGCCATACTAATTAGAAAAATTGACATTCTCGATTCCTTTTTCTAAACAAACACAAAGTTAGTTTACTCATATTTAGACTAGGAGTGCTCTAAGCTTTCTGCTTACATTCTCTCTAGACCAAAACTGACTTGAGCGTTGGAGTATCTCTTTTGTAGGGGATCCTACCAAATTTTGTATTTGTTTTGCAGTGCTTATTCAACACAAAGAAATCCCAAGAACCATCCTTGGTAGCAACCTCTGGATCCTATTATGCTATTAGTTGGATCCACAACCTGATAGAATTTTACACTTTGTTATTAGTAGTTTTTGGTAAATTTATGATGACTTGTTGTGGTTAGATTGTCAAAAGACTAAAAAGGATATGTTTTGAatcaatatataataattatacaaGTAAAATATCATACAGATATTGGTATAAATAGTTTAGGTAATAAGATAATTTAAAAAACAAtcataaaatataatttgatatatagatttagtagttttataaaaaaaaaattaacttctttttttactcatttttttttctctcgcTTAAGACTAGAAACAATTAGATATGTCAATGTATTTTTCTGAATTGATCTactattttcatgatttttataGCATCGTTATCATTTGAATTATttaacgaaaaataaaaaaacaactaTAGATTTCTATAGCATCACAATGTATTTTCAGAAAATATATTATGGGGTAAttttgacaaataaaaaaaatgcaaaaagtttttttttttttgtgaaaagctctTCAAGGATACTTTTCGTGAAAACCTAATAGCTTGCATGTTTTATAAAACTTAATCAAGCACTACATTATTTATTGTTtggagttaaaaaaaataaaagcagctcctaaaagttaaaataaaaaccGTCTAAGAGAGCAATATGTGATTTAGAGACGCCAATCAATGTTATGCATAGGTCCAATATTATTCTGATTTAAATGTTGGCCCTTTAGATGAAATGAGAGTGATAATATAACTTGCAAATAGGCCAGTTGTGTATCTCAAATGAATAATAGAAGACATTTTGATTCGGGTTAGTAACTTAATTTTTCCATTAGATTTCTATGTTCAAGACATGAAAGGTGATTACAATATGTTGGACTccttttaaattataaaaggaagATCATTCCTTACCACAAccagaaaaaaatatattttcttcataatttttttattcacaACTTATTAtctcattaattaattaattaggcaCTCAATATATGTGATTAATTTTTTAGGAGTTATTCTAATTATGGACCGAATAAATAACTCGTCCGAAATGGAATCGAGCCAAGCCCATCCAAAAATATGGAagattagggttagggttttatAAGCTAAACCTAGGTTGTAAATAGATAGTCACCTAACCCTAATAACAAGGCTAATCGGAGTTGATCCCAGTGAATACACAATTCTCCTGTGACTCTCCTTCTTCATGCGCCACCCTCTCTCTCCATCTCTAACTGTTAGCAGTTAAAACCATAGGTTTTACTGGTTAGTTGCAGGTAATTAGTTTGTTAGGATTAAACTGATTCAGTTATAGTCTATATAAGTTGTTAAGCCCATCTTTGTAAATTACTggaacttcttcttctctttcatcaattcaattcagCATATGACGGAAGAGTTTTTCCTCCCAAAAGCGCTAATGTACTCCCCGAACCAAAATCCAATGTTC comes from the Euphorbia lathyris chromosome 5, ddEupLath1.1, whole genome shotgun sequence genome and includes:
- the LOC136231249 gene encoding NADPH-dependent alkenal/one oxidoreductase, chloroplastic; the protein is METTITIPKLRTLPTLSSILSPPFSLTFRSNSRRKLSSLKQSTSHSHIPLRVSANSQSAPASASATKLASSIPSEMKAWVYGEYGGVDVLKFDDKISVPELKEDQVLIKVIAAALNPVDAKRRQGKFKATDSPLPTVPGYDVSGVVVKVGSEVKELKEGDEVYGNINEKALEGPKQFGSLGEYTVVEEKLLALKPKNLNFAEAAALPLAIETAHEGLERTGFSAGKSILVLNGSGGVGSLVIQLAKHVFGASRVAATSSTRNLELLKSLGADLAIDYTKEKFEDLPEKFDVVYDAIGQCDKAVKAIKEGGSVVALTGAVTPPGFRFVVTSNGDVLKKLNPFLESGKIKPVIDPKGPFPFSQVPEAFSYIETNRATGKVVIHPVTE